The Natrinema sp. HArc-T2 genome has a segment encoding these proteins:
- a CDS encoding APC family permease: MSDPSSVGGTNVEGESPQIEPTVETDEATITDDAELERTLGLTGGLAIGIGTMIGAGIFVFPGLAAGRAGPAAAGSFAIGALVALLVALPASELATAMPKSGGGYYYISRGLGTLPGAVVGLSLWFGLVFATAFYLVGFGYYAVDTLAELGVTVGDGLVIPLALLFGASVTVLNVTGTENAAKLQNGIVALLLSILIVFLGYGGLDAVGLVGEPSAPEQFAPFGTMPVLTTAALVFTSYLGFAQVATVAGEMRDPGRNLPLAMVGSVLVVGVLYVAAIFVATSAFGSERLAGFGETAMVEVGRHYFGSIGAVAIVVGGLLATMSSANASVLSTSRAIYAVSKDALLPRRASHINLRYGTPHVALGMAGGPILALVATGRVELLAEVASFLHLIAYGLLCVALLALRRNEPAWYDPDFRVPGYPVVPILGALASFVLLGFMQPASQLVGIAIMVATAGWYAYYGRDVTLKGVVE, encoded by the coding sequence ATGAGCGATCCGTCGTCGGTCGGTGGGACCAACGTCGAGGGAGAGTCACCACAGATCGAGCCGACGGTCGAGACCGACGAGGCGACGATCACCGACGACGCCGAACTCGAGCGGACGCTCGGGCTGACCGGCGGCCTCGCCATCGGGATCGGGACGATGATCGGCGCGGGGATCTTCGTGTTCCCGGGGCTGGCGGCCGGTCGAGCCGGCCCCGCCGCGGCGGGCTCGTTCGCGATCGGTGCGCTCGTTGCCCTGCTAGTCGCGCTGCCGGCATCCGAACTCGCGACGGCGATGCCCAAAAGCGGCGGTGGCTACTACTACATCTCGCGCGGGCTGGGAACGCTACCCGGTGCCGTCGTCGGGCTCTCGCTGTGGTTCGGACTGGTGTTCGCGACGGCGTTCTATCTCGTTGGCTTCGGCTACTACGCCGTCGACACGCTCGCGGAACTCGGCGTCACGGTCGGTGATGGCCTCGTTATTCCGCTGGCGCTGCTGTTCGGCGCGAGCGTGACCGTCCTGAACGTGACGGGGACGGAAAACGCGGCGAAGCTGCAAAACGGGATCGTCGCACTGTTGCTGTCGATCCTGATCGTGTTCCTCGGCTACGGCGGACTCGATGCGGTCGGACTCGTCGGCGAGCCGTCCGCACCCGAACAGTTCGCCCCGTTCGGGACGATGCCAGTGTTGACGACCGCAGCGCTCGTGTTCACCTCGTATCTCGGCTTCGCGCAGGTGGCGACCGTCGCCGGCGAGATGCGCGATCCCGGGCGCAACCTGCCGCTGGCGATGGTCGGATCCGTGCTCGTCGTCGGCGTCCTTTACGTCGCAGCGATCTTCGTCGCGACCAGCGCCTTCGGCAGCGAGCGACTCGCGGGATTCGGTGAGACGGCAATGGTCGAGGTCGGTCGCCACTACTTCGGCTCGATCGGCGCGGTCGCGATCGTCGTCGGCGGCCTGCTCGCGACGATGTCCAGTGCCAACGCGTCGGTCCTCAGCACGTCGCGAGCCATCTACGCGGTCTCGAAAGACGCCCTGTTGCCGCGGCGGGCGAGCCACATCAACCTGCGATACGGCACCCCACACGTCGCGCTGGGAATGGCCGGCGGACCGATCCTCGCACTGGTTGCGACCGGTCGTGTGGAACTGCTCGCGGAGGTCGCTTCGTTTCTCCATCTGATCGCGTACGGACTGCTCTGTGTGGCGTTGCTCGCACTGCGGCGAAACGAACCGGCGTGGTACGATCCCGACTTCCGGGTCCCCGGCTATCCCGTCGTTCCGATACTCGGCGCGCTCGCCAGTTTCGTCCTGCTTGGCTTCATGCAGCCGGCGTCACAGCTCGTCGGCATCGCCATTATGGTCGCGACCGCCGGCTGGTACGCCTACTACGGTCGTGACGTGACGCTGAAGGGGGTGGTCGAATGA
- a CDS encoding universal stress protein, whose translation MSRVLVPLAILESESVSTGLPTLLATMDVTVLGYHVLPEQTPPDQARLQYEDRATDALVDLEAAFEAAGGSADHRLVFTHDREQTIDRIADDTAADAYAITGTTGPVDRFLVTLSGDVAVDRITAFVTELVGDREIGVTLVLATDDEPSGRDSLEAAADSLAGHGIDVATELVVGEPPLEALLAAAVGHDAIVMGEQAPSLRSFLLGEDAERVAAESVGPVLVVREHRDETAAE comes from the coding sequence ATGAGCCGCGTCCTCGTTCCGCTGGCGATCCTCGAGAGCGAATCGGTCTCGACCGGCCTGCCGACGCTGCTCGCGACGATGGACGTGACCGTGCTGGGCTATCACGTCCTGCCAGAGCAGACGCCACCCGATCAGGCGCGGCTGCAGTACGAGGACAGAGCGACCGACGCGCTCGTCGATCTCGAGGCGGCGTTCGAAGCCGCCGGCGGCAGCGCCGACCACCGTCTCGTGTTCACTCACGACCGGGAGCAAACGATCGATCGGATCGCCGACGACACAGCCGCCGACGCCTACGCCATCACCGGTACGACCGGGCCGGTCGATCGCTTCCTCGTGACGCTTTCCGGTGACGTGGCCGTCGACCGGATCACCGCGTTCGTCACGGAACTGGTCGGCGACCGCGAAATCGGCGTCACGCTCGTCCTTGCGACCGACGACGAACCCAGTGGCCGGGACTCGCTCGAGGCGGCTGCCGACTCACTCGCCGGACACGGTATCGACGTCGCAACCGAACTCGTCGTCGGCGAGCCACCGCTCGAGGCGCTGCTTGCGGCTGCAGTCGGCCACGACGCGATCGTCATGGGCGAGCAGGCACCGTCGCTGCGGTCGTTCCTCCTCGGTGAGGACGCCGAGCGGGTCGCAGCCGAGTCGGTTGGGCCGGTCCTCGTCGTCCGCGAGCACCGCGACGAGACAGCAGCCGAGTGA